The following are encoded in a window of Megalops cyprinoides isolate fMegCyp1 chromosome 16, fMegCyp1.pri, whole genome shotgun sequence genomic DNA:
- the syvn1 gene encoding E3 ubiquitin-protein ligase synoviolin has protein sequence MVRAALVTATSLALTGAVVAHAYYLKHQFYPTVVYLTKSSPSMAVLYIQAFVLVFLLGKFMRKVFFGQLRAAEMEHLIERSWYAVTETCLAFTVFRDDFSPRFVALFTLLLFLKCFHWLAEDRVDFMERSPNISWIFHFRVLSLMVLLGVLDFLFVNHACHSIITRGASVQLVFGFEYAILMTMVLTTFIKYTLHTIDLQSENPWDNKAVYMLYTELFTGFIKVLLYMAFMTIMIKVHTFPLFAIRPMYLAMRQFKKAVTDAIMSRRAIRNMNTLYPDATPEDLQATDNVCIICREEMVTGAKKLPCNHIFHSSCLRSWFQRQQTCPTCRMDVLRASLPNQTPAPAPAQPAAPAAPVNPPVQAPGNVPPGVMPPFPPGLFPFWGPFPGAPPPAAAPGPQGPAESPQTSTEGAQTQGAGTSRSSQPGTDTIPPPGGSIPGFPFSFPPPFPSAPWMAMPPPPPPFVSSMPPPPASLSTLSEAELRELEQEGRRGLEARLQCLHNIHTLLDAAMLNIHHYLTTVATLSPPRSETASSEAAEAARTDASPPTASTEDSTQENGTQSSESVNGAAGFSPPDSTTEREGDESREDEGEDVEDGAPNAAELRRRRLRKLDTAPPPDH, from the exons ATGGTGCGAGCAGCCCTGGTGACAGCCACTAGTCTGGCCCTGACTGGGGCAGTGGTCGCCCATGCCTACTATCTCAAGCACCAGTTCTATCCCACTGTGGTCTACCTCACCAAGAGCAGCCCCAGCATGGCT GTTTTGTATATCCAGGCGTTTGTGCTGGTCTTCCTGTTGGGGAAATTCATGCGCAAGGTCTTCTTCGGACAGCTGCGAGCTGCTGAGATGGAG CACCTGATCGAGCGCTCCTGGTATGCCGTGACAGAGACGTGCTTGGCCTTCACGGTGTTCCGAGATGACTTCTCACCTCGCTTTGTGGCCCTCTTCaccctgctgctcttcctcaaGTGCTTCCATTGGTTGGCCGAGGACAGGGTGGACTTT atgGAGAGGAGTCCCAATATCTCCTGGATCTTCCACTTCAGAGTGTTGT CTCTGATGGTGTTGCTGGGAGTTCTGGACTTCCTCTTCGTCAATCATGCCTGTCACAGCATTATCACACGAGGAGCATCAGTCCAGCTGGTCTTTGGGTTTGAG TATGCTATCTTGATGACCATGGTCCTGACAACCTTCATAAAATACACCCTCCATACGATAGACCTACAGAGCGAGAATCCCTGGGACAACAAGGCAGTCTACATGCTCTACACTGAACTCTTCACTG GCTTCATCAAGGTTCTGCTGTACATGGCATTCATGACTATTATGATCAAAGTCCACACCTTCCCTCTCTTTGCCATTCGCCCCATGTACTTGGCCATGAG GCAATTCAAGAAAGCTGTCACTGATGCGATCATGTCTCGGAGAGCCATCCGCAACATGAACACACT TTACCCAGACGCCACTCCAGAGGACCTGCAGGCCACTGACAACGTGTGCATCATCTGCCGGGAGGAAATGGTGACCGGAGCCAAGAAACTGCCCTGCAATCACATTTTCCACTCCAG CTGCCTTCGCTCCTGGTTCCAGAGACAGCAGACGTGTCCTACCTGCCGCATGGACGTTCTCCGTGCGTCACTGCCCAATCAGACGCCAGCGCCGGCCCCTGCTCAACCTGCAGCTCCGGCTGCACCTGTCAATCCCCCGGTCCAAGCCCCTGGAAACG TGCCACCTGGAGTGATGCCACCATTCCCCCCTGGACTTTTCCCATTCTGGGGCCCCTTCCCTGGGGCGCCCCCACCTGCAGCTGCCCCTGGTCCCCAAGGCCCTGCAGAGTCCCCCCAGACCAGCACTGAGGGAGCCCAGACTCAGGGAGCTG GCACCAGCCGCTCATCCCAGCCTGGCACTGACACCATACCCCCACCTGGAGGCTCTATCCCAGGATTCCCCTTCTCCTTTCCCCCACCATTTCCATCTGCCCCATGGATGGCCAtgccaccaccacctccaccattTG TGTCGTCCATGCCACCCCCTCCAGCATCGTTGTCTACCCTGTCAGAGGCGGAGCTTCGGGAGCTGGAACAGGAGGGCCGGCGGGGCCTGGAGGCCAGGCTGCAGTGTCTCCACAACATCCACACACTGCTGGACGCCGCCATGCTCAACATCCATCACTACCTCACTACTGTGGCCACACTGAG CCCCCCACGGTCTGAGACCGCCAGTAGTGAGGCAGCAGAGGCAGCCCGGACCGACGCGTCGCCCCCAACTGCCAGCACTGAGGACAGCACCCAGGAAAATGGCACTCAAAGCA gTGAATCTGTCAATGGGGCAGCTGGCTTCTCCCCTCCAGACTCCACCacggagagagaaggagatgaaaGTAGGGAGGATGAGGGAGAAGACGTAGAGGACGGAGCGCCAAATGCTGCTGAACTCAGGAGACGGCGCCTTCGCAAGCTGGACACTGCCCCACCTCCTGACCACTGA